The following coding sequences lie in one Pirellulales bacterium genomic window:
- a CDS encoding restriction endonuclease subunit S, with the protein MTGANGWSVVPLGDVVSHRKEFIQIDDLMTYKRCRVKLHAQGVVLRDEVAGSLIKTKSQQVCRKDEFLVAEIDAKMGGFGIVPECLEEAVVSSHYFLFVPDRCRLEPEFLRYYSMTPAFREQVTARGSTNYAAIRPSHVLTYTIPLPKLDEQRRIVTRIERLVGKIEEARHRVQCVAGGWRALLRSMFSQIATESPRQKMGEVAPLIRRKAEPRLGEEYPELGIRSFGKGTFHKPSLDYVAIGSKKLYRIHPGDLVFNNVFAWEGAIAVAQPEDEGRFGSHRFITCVPKEGTVTADFLWFYFSTPEGLERIGEASPGGAGRNRTLGLEKLAEIEVPVPPFEQQRRFGRLLEKVRVMQAARDTERTKLDAFIPSILDRAFRGAL; encoded by the coding sequence ATGACCGGAGCCAATGGTTGGTCTGTCGTTCCACTGGGCGATGTAGTATCGCACAGGAAAGAGTTCATCCAAATCGACGATCTGATGACTTACAAACGTTGCCGAGTGAAATTGCACGCACAGGGAGTTGTGCTTCGTGACGAGGTTGCAGGATCGCTTATCAAGACGAAATCTCAGCAAGTATGCCGGAAGGATGAGTTCCTGGTTGCCGAGATCGACGCCAAGATGGGGGGCTTCGGGATCGTTCCGGAGTGCCTCGAAGAGGCAGTGGTCAGCAGCCACTACTTTTTGTTTGTGCCCGATCGCTGTCGTTTGGAGCCCGAATTTCTGCGCTACTATTCAATGACACCTGCGTTCCGCGAACAAGTAACCGCTCGCGGCTCGACGAATTACGCCGCGATCCGGCCATCGCACGTGCTGACGTACACAATACCTCTCCCGAAGTTGGATGAGCAGCGGCGGATTGTGACCAGAATCGAACGACTTGTCGGCAAGATCGAAGAGGCTCGTCACAGAGTTCAGTGCGTTGCTGGTGGATGGCGGGCATTGCTTCGCAGCATGTTTTCACAAATCGCCACGGAATCGCCACGCCAGAAAATGGGTGAAGTCGCGCCGCTAATCCGACGTAAGGCCGAACCCCGGCTTGGTGAAGAGTATCCCGAACTTGGTATTCGGTCCTTCGGAAAAGGCACTTTTCACAAGCCGTCGCTCGATTACGTCGCCATTGGTTCAAAGAAGTTGTACCGCATTCATCCTGGAGACTTGGTTTTCAACAACGTATTTGCATGGGAAGGCGCGATTGCCGTAGCACAGCCAGAAGACGAAGGAAGGTTTGGGTCGCATCGCTTCATTACTTGCGTCCCGAAAGAGGGCACCGTCACTGCCGATTTTCTGTGGTTTTATTTCTCGACGCCAGAAGGTCTCGAACGAATCGGCGAGGCATCGCCAGGCGGCGCGGGCCGCAACAGGACTTTGGGGCTCGAAAAGCTGGCGGAGATCGAAGTGCCGGTTCCGCCCTTTGAACAACAACGCCGGTTCGGAAGACTGCTCGAGAAGGTGCGCGTGATGCAAGCCGCGCGGGATACCGAGCGCACGAAGTTGGACGCCTTCATTCCCTCGATCCTGGACCGGGCATTTCGAGGGGCGCTATAG
- a CDS encoding helix-turn-helix transcriptional regulator, which translates to MKHNKSFGDVLREKRMAKKISLRKFAQVVGVSPTYLSQVEQNNVQPPTADRVQRMAEVLGENVDDWIALAGRVAEDLPAIIHEKKEVPDLLRAVSGLTADQLRKLREQAERMKDEGQ; encoded by the coding sequence ATGAAGCACAACAAGTCATTCGGCGACGTGCTGCGCGAGAAGCGGATGGCAAAGAAGATTAGCCTGCGCAAATTTGCTCAGGTGGTTGGCGTCAGCCCGACCTACTTGTCCCAGGTCGAGCAAAACAATGTTCAACCGCCGACGGCTGATCGTGTCCAACGGATGGCCGAGGTGCTGGGCGAGAACGTCGATGACTGGATCGCGCTTGCGGGCCGCGTCGCCGAAGACTTGCCGGCGATTATTCACGAAAAGAAGGAAGTGCCCGATCTGCTACGCGCAGTGAGCGGGCTAACTGCCGATCAACTGCGAAAGCTGCGCGAGCAGGCAGAACGCATGAAGGATGAGGGACAATAA
- a CDS encoding ImmA/IrrE family metallo-endopeptidase, whose amino-acid sequence MAGRSTKPGRTPRFMQPQEFEDEAALILAEYGRKKAPVTVPPIPIDEIVEEHFEIAVEIRDLRREYPEGDVLGAIYFNDKLIAVDQSLVPDDFPAMRSRYRFTLAHELAHWRLHRHLYLRQAGQKTIAAINSTRPDHVLRSRQYDPKEVQANRLAACLLMPREMLKRGWHEQFGGMEPLYLDDLCRNASVAIGEMDEALFEDACRPLATMFEVSPESMRYRLVEMKLLQTKREPLLF is encoded by the coding sequence ATGGCCGGCCGCTCCACCAAACCCGGACGAACGCCGCGGTTCATGCAGCCGCAGGAATTCGAGGACGAGGCTGCGCTGATCCTGGCCGAATATGGGCGCAAGAAAGCGCCTGTCACAGTCCCGCCGATCCCAATCGACGAAATCGTCGAGGAGCATTTCGAGATCGCGGTGGAGATCCGCGATTTGCGGCGTGAGTATCCGGAGGGGGACGTGCTGGGGGCGATCTACTTCAACGACAAACTGATCGCCGTCGACCAGAGCCTCGTGCCCGATGATTTCCCCGCGATGCGGAGTCGCTACCGTTTCACGCTGGCGCATGAATTGGCTCATTGGCGACTGCATCGACACCTCTATTTGCGCCAGGCCGGTCAAAAAACCATTGCGGCCATCAATTCCACTCGCCCGGACCACGTCCTTCGATCCCGGCAATACGACCCAAAGGAAGTGCAGGCCAACCGGCTCGCCGCCTGCTTGCTCATGCCGCGCGAGATGCTGAAGCGTGGGTGGCACGAGCAGTTTGGCGGCATGGAGCCGCTATATTTAGACGATCTGTGCCGCAACGCCAGCGTCGCGATCGGCGAGATGGACGAGGCGCTTTTCGAGGATGCCTGCCGGCCGCTGGCGACAATGTTCGAGGTCTCGCCTGAGTCGATGCGCTATCGGCTGGTCGAGATGAAGCTACTGCAGACGAAGAGGGAACCCTTGCTCTTTTGA